AAGGtctcaattcttttaaaaagccgGGTTTTTCTGTGTTAAACTCCAATAAACCTTCCGGTACACAAGTTAAGACCCGTGGAATGAGAAACTCTCAGAGTGACAAGGTCTCGGGACAGGGGGCAGCCAGTGCAGAGCGCTCCTGAAGTCTCTGAACCCCTGTTCTCCTTGGTCATTCTTCTGGCCTGCACATCATCACCCCATCTGTCCAGGTACAGCCTTGTCAACCACCGGCAGCCACCACTGTCCCCGagccctcctcctctgtgctgcTTTGCCTGGATCTGGCCCACGACTCAAGACAGCGGGTTCCAATTCCATTTTCAGAGAGCAAACGGAGACGGGGTGGCAGGGGCGATAATAATACACGGCCGGGAGCATAATTTCCCTTGTGGGGATTAATTTCAGCCGTCGTGGGCCTCAGGCCTCCTCTCCCCACAGCAGAGGACaagccacctcccctctgcatttgcaaagagagtgagcaggaggcTGAGGTCTCTCAAGAATCCACTCCTGCCTCGCACTGACTTAGTTGGGACTATAACCCACGTGGACGGTTTTCATCGTCCCTGGGGTCAGCCTCCCCCTGGCCCCTCCAAGACAGCCTCTCCTTCCAGCAAAAGGCAGAACAGGGAAAGGTCTTTCCCCGTGTTTACAGGCCTGAGAGGTCTGTACAGATGGGAACTGTGTACATCAGCCACCACCGAGGTCATTCAcatcttgaaaaaaatgtaagccTTGCTGTAAAAGGCACAGTGGatagaatgaaaaggaaagtGAGTGAAAGCCTTGCTCCTAAAAGACACAGTTTTCACTATATACAATCATCACACACCGAATAAGCATATAGTCTAACATAACACAGGCACAAacaccccttcctctccttccagagCCTGGACATTTGGAACGAATCTCACTGAGGTGTTCCTTGTTTCGATGGCGTGCTGTACAAGGTGGTCTCCTAGGAGAGGAGTCTATCTGTGTGAACTCCCGGAACCAACACTCCAGGGTCCTCGTGACCGTGGAAACGTAAATGTTCAGGTTTTCTGTTCACCAAAACTCAGGGCAATACATCTCATTCCTAAcaactcttgaaaaaaaatttattgattcTCAGCCTCTATCGTAATAGCCCATAATTCAAAATTCTGTTACCTTTCCCTGTTTTCTGTATATACTCATAATTACACTTAATTATGCTTTTGAAGGAAGAGTTCCATTTTATATACAGTGGTATGTTCTGCTTTGGGGCTGGTAAATATTCTCGTTTTTTGATTTAAGGTATCAGTGATCACCGCTTTGTTCTGGATCATACTGACATCTCAGGGGCCTGGGTTGCTCTGGGGATGGGGCTGACAGGTagactttccattcttttctgagTCAATCTTTTGACTCGGAATCTTTCCAAATTGCCTCATATGCCTCTGTGCATTCCTGACCTGAATATACCTACGGTAACGATTTCTTGGTAATTTTAAGGGCCTTCCTGTGGACACCAATCGCTGTGCCACAATGTCATTTCCCCCTTGGAGCAGGGTCACTGATGTTCACACTGAAGGCTCTTAGATTATCAAGAAATGGGTTGGCTGTTCagaatccctttcttctttctttgctcaCTTGCTGATTCTCAGCTGTCCCCGTCCACTAGGAGCTGGGTCGTATCTGCCCGTCTACGGGCACAGTGCCTTCCGGATATGAAGCGATCAAAAAGTCCATTACTTAAGTGAGTGAGTGGATGATCGACCCCTGGACAGCTGGCCTGAGGGGTATGAAGCATGCCACAGTGCCCTTACATATGCTGTTGAGTAACAGAGGCAAGAAAGCCCTTAAAACGGTTGGATGATGTCACCATTTAGTGAGTTTGGTTGTCGAATCACCTCCCCAGGGGCCTTTGGAAGTAGGAATGGGAACTGCTCGCAAACGTGCATTCCAGGGTGGATGCGGCTTTGCTGAAGTTACAGGCAGCCGCCGACCCCCTTTCAAGTTCTTTGCAGCCCTTGGACTTGAGTCTCTGGCAAGCCTTGTATTTGTCCACGTAGCTGGCACAGGTGGAGAGGGCTTATCAGTCCCCGACTTCAGGATACTTACACAGGAAGAGTCAATGTTTATTTCCACCATATTCTTCAAAACATTCTAAGTGTTGGGATGGGTCAACACAGTAACAGAATGGAGAGCTTTCTTAACAGAATGGGGTTCCTCACCAGACTCACAGATCACAGGGGAGTCTATGAGGGAAGATCTTCTCAATTCTCCCCAGAAAGGTCCAACACCGGCCCTGGCCTAGGGGCCCGGAGAGAAGTTGATTCATTACTGACAAAGAGCATCAAGCATGAGTCCTTCACCCAAGGCTGACTGGGAATCAGCAGTCCAGAAGTAGGTACTACTTTTAAGACCATATTTAGGCAGTCAGAATTCAAGTAGGCCAAAGACTGGAGTCACAGGCTTgtcaaattataaaatgttgggttttttttatttcagttacataATAACACACTTGCCTCAAATTTTATTGAGGTTCTGGTCTTTTTTTTGCATTCAATTATATCTTGTAACAGTGACATGAATTCATATAATCTCACAAAGTGTCAACAGCATTCATCATGTACAGTCCTTTGTAATTTTaacatttcacaatattttttatttaactttacaattactttttaaaaggcttCCTTGTATAGAAAAGATAGATTTCCTTCAGGAAGATCAAATCAAGAATTTTCCAATAAGAATATACTGAGAAacagcaaaggaaaatatttataccAAAACACCAAAAGTGATTCTCTATTTAAAATATCCTGTTACAGTCCAATGAGCAGTTTGCACAAAAATGGTCACGTTTTGGATTAACACTTAGACAAATAGAAAGAGAAGTAATTTTAAGGTTAAGAAAACCTAAACAATTTTAGAAATGGTCCCCCCCCCAATACCGCATTAGGAAATACAATTTCAATGTACGTCTCTtccagaaacaaattaaaaaaaaaaatctttgtataaAATGGCTTTGGTACATGATCAGCACAGAGTGAGgtcaaaatctataaaacaaattcAGGTATCATTAACAATGAGATCAAAAGGTTATTGGtttgagataaaatatttgaacGCGGTAAAGGGAAGGGAGATCTCCCAGTGCTTTCTTATCCCTAACATGATGCATTACTGTCCTAAGGTGCAAATCTTATCACTCCGTGACCTATACGCTATTTGGccgtttatttccttttaaaataaaatacctcacAGGTTATAACGTACACATCAAAATCAAGTATGAAAGCACACGTTTGAATGCGACAAATCAATTTAAGTATCACTGTACTTACAATATGGAAGTCTCAGAATGCCATTTGGTCAACTGTATGCCGACAGATTTGGTCAAGAGTATCAGCCTAAGGCAAGTGCTGAATAGCTTTAGGTGGAATTTAAGCAGAAATACGAAGTGTTATGAGAGACACTACTAGAGTGCTCTCAGTTGGAACGCATACTGATCACAAGCGTGTCTTTCTTTCTAATCGGGGTGACAGGCTTAGCGAGGAAGTATCCATCCCCAAGTAACAGTCTATAACTCAACGTGGCAGACAGCTCGGTGGTTGACTGTCACGTGGTGCGTCTGAATCAACGGGGGCCGTTTTAGGAGCCTCACCGGTGTTAAGAGCAGATGAGCCTCTGACAGCTGGACCTACTGTGCAGTCCTTGGCCCCTCTACAGCCAGCCTCCACTCCACTTACGACAGGGTGCAGTCCTCTTTGCTTCTGCCCTTCTCGCTTCCGCCTCTCGGCTGGTCTTTGCTTTCTGAATCGGAGGCTCCCAGCTCTCCTGCGGGTGCTAGGTCATCCTCACCCTCTACAACCTTCCGGACTACCTGACTGGCACATTCCGTCGTCTCCTGCGGCTCTGTGCTTCCTGCGTGAGACGCATCGTCGATGTCCTCGAGGGGGCTTTCATTCTCCAGCAGGGTGCCGCCGGGCGCTTCTGCACTCCCTGGTTCTGGAATGCGGTGGGTGGCGCCATCTTGCTCGGCGCCATCTTTTAGAACGGCTTCATCGGGCTCCTTCATCGCGCCTGATGACTGGGCCGCGTCACCTCCCGACCCCCATGTGTCGCCATCGGCTGCTTCTTTCCCCGCTTTAGTGTTTACGCCCTCATCTTCTTGGTTAAGTTTTTCATCCGACTCAATTTTAGGATTTTCTGGACCATCAACATTTTCACTGCTTCCTGCTACGCTTTCCTTTTCTGGGCTTTCAGTGACCTCATCTTGTGCTTCTACAACTGGTTTTTCGTCAGTAAATTTTACCTGCTCTTCTTCCTTAACTTCACTTAAATCTGGGCTCTGGAACGGTAACTCTTTCTTAACATCTTTCAGGGTCTCTATAGGCGCCAGtggttttttcttcttgtttttcttcttcttgttcttcgtCTTCTTCTGGGATGAATCCAATGCCTCTCCCTGTTggtcattcttttcttcctcggGTTCTTTCGGATCTGGGGGCTCGCTTTCTGTGTCTGCCACACCTAGATCCGTTGCTCCCCGAGGACTGCTTTCGGCTGCTGGACAACAAGGGACGTTCCGCACTTCCGTCTGGATTGGTTTCTCATCCTTCGGCCCCCTTTCCTGGTCCTCCTTTTCATCACTCTCCTCACCTACCGCTGTGCTCTGAACTGGGAGCTCCCCGGGCTCAGCAACTTCCTGCGTGGCGGGCTCTTTCTCTAGGTCATGCCCTGAGCTCGGGTCCAACTCGGTGGGGACATCTACCGCGTACTTTTCATCATCACTCACGGTGTCACTGTTATACCTCGGAGGTCTGGAGTCTACTGTGCCCACCTGCTCCCCAAGCCCCCTTGGCCCTGCCTCCACCACACCCTCTGTGGGGCTCCCGCCTCGCTCCCTCGTGTCTACACTGCCCAGCTCTCCAATTTCAGGTGTTTGTGGAGACGCAGATTCTTGACATGGCTCTGTGCTACCCTCTCCCAAGATTTTCAAATCTTCCTGTGTTTCTGCAGATTCTTTACTTTGGTTGTTGATATCCAAGGCACTGTAACTGTCCTGCTCAGTCACAGGACCTGGGATTTCACCATCTAATTCACCCAAGCAGTCGGACCGCTCAAGGGAAGCCCCAGTCCTGTCGTCTGGTGTGGACTCAACCTGCTCCGTGTTTTCAAGAAAGGAAGCATTCTCTAGACTCTGGTTTGGAACGCGTTCCTCATCTGGACCATCTGCTAAGACTCCCAGCGAGGGGGCCCTGTCTTCAGAGGCTTTCTGGTCCTCGGCATTTCCACCAGCATGGAACACCTCTGTGTCCGCACGCTCCCGTGCTGGGTCCTCTGTGTGCTGTTCTTGCTCAGTATTCTGCAACATTCCTTTTTCCCCCACATTCTCCACAATTTCGCTTTTCACCTCCACTTCACTGGCTCTTCCTAAAAGACCATTGAGAAAATTGAAGGGACCCCGTGAGGTGGCGACCGCTTAACACATATTACAGCGTAaacacatgttctctctcccacccGACCCCGTTCCTAAGGAGAGAGACTTGCCAGAGAATCACACGAAACAGAAGCCTTCGCCAGTTCCGTGCGGCAAAGCAGCCATTGCGTCAGGCAACATCTGATCAGCGAGGGCCACTGCCGCCATCTTCAAGGCAAGAGTGGCGGCCGGTGCCATCTCGTGCGAACCGGTTTTCAAAGGGTGCCGTTAAGGTTTAACAAATAGAGCTCTGGATCGGGCAGCCAAACAATCCAGAATGAGGCGTTTAAGAACGACCTCCAGTCCCCGTTCCCTCTTCTCATTTCCAAACACGCGTCTGGGCTACTCCTACTTCCTCAGCTGTCCACCTGCACTGCACATCACGTGGCTCTAAAACCCCCTTCAAGTCATCTGAAACCTGCAATTCACCTGAAGAAATTCAACCTTTGGTCAGTCCTAAGGGAGATACTTCTGAAATAGCTCATATGAGGTAAAAGGAAATCAACCCCCCACCATCTAATTACTGTGTTTCTGAGAAAGCAGCCTGTGCCTGACACACCCCTGCTTCGTTCCCTAacggactggggcggggggggggggggttgtttcaGCAGAGGCCAACACTCAAGGGCAAGATGACCACTTAATTAACGATCAGTTATTCACCAACTAAAGAATTACGAACTAAAAAAACCACGTCACTACTCTGGAATGAACGCTTACAGTTTAGATTCTCCAAACAAACACACCCCCGGCGTATTAGATGCCATGTTGCTATGAAGTGAAAGCCTGATAATTTTCTACCACTGTGGTCTCCACAGTGGGTCCACTCACCTCAGACAAAATGGGAACATTAGTAGGACTTCTGGTAGTTTTGCTTCACCCTTTAAAGATGTCTATCAGGGCACGGGTTTTATGACACACACTCGGCATTGA
The sequence above is drawn from the Neofelis nebulosa isolate mNeoNeb1 chromosome 2, mNeoNeb1.pri, whole genome shotgun sequence genome and encodes:
- the LRRFIP1 gene encoding leucine-rich repeat flightless-interacting protein 1 isoform X12; protein product: MDMGTQGSGRKRLPNRERLTAEDDALNQIAREAEARLAAKRAARAEAREIRMKELERQQKEIYQVQKKYYGLDTKWGDIEQWMEDSERYSRRSRRNTSASDEDERMSVGSRGSLRVSNQDDWVCTPQPDLDYGGPYAWTNGYDGESYGSQSLNRRSGRNSSYSSSGEGRFSTLSSAREETLGLSCSDLGLPRGGLALLSTQSGKQPSYLYSAARPPASYRASVFDDIGPGGTRRGSACGSYAPSERGGHLNSSSRASSRASSARASPVVEERPDKDFTEKGSRSLPGLSAATLASLGGTSSRRGSGDTSISIDTEASIREIKELNELKDQIQDVEGKYMQGLKELKDSLAEVEEKYKKAMVSNAQLDNEKTNFMYQVDTLKDMLLELEEQLAESRRQYEEKNKEFEREKHAHSVLQFQFAEVKEALKQREDMLEEIRQLQQKQASYVRDISDLQETIEWKDKKIGKHGIVLNSEITTNGETSDTLNNVGHRGPTKITKEELNALKTMGDGTLGRASEVEVKSEIVENVGEKGMLQNTEQEQHTEDPARERADTEVFHAGGNAEDQKASEDRAPSLGVLADGPDEERVPNQSLENASFLENTEQVESTPDDRTGASLERSDCLGELDGEIPGPVTEQDSYSALDINNQSKESAETQEDLKILGEGSTEPCQESASPQTPEIGELGSVDTRERGGSPTEGVVEAGPRGLGEQVGTVDSRPPRYNSDTVSDDEKYAVDVPTELDPSSGHDLEKEPATQEVAEPGELPVQSTAVGEESDEKEDQERGPKDEKPIQTEVRNVPCCPAAESSPRGATDLGVADTESEPPDPKEPEEEKNDQQGEALDSSQKKTKNKKKKNKKKKPLAPIETLKDVKKELPFQSPDLSEVKEEEQVKFTDEKPVVEAQDEVTESPEKESVAGSSENVDGPENPKIESDEKLNQEDEGVNTKAGKEAADGDTWGSGGDAAQSSGAMKEPDEAVLKDGAEQDGATHRIPEPGSAEAPGGTLLENESPLEDIDDASHAGSTEPQETTECASQVVRKVVEGEDDLAPAGELGASDSESKDQPRGGSEKGRSKEDCTLS
- the LRRFIP1 gene encoding leucine-rich repeat flightless-interacting protein 1 isoform X1 is translated as MDMGTQGSGRKRLPNRERLTAEDDALNQIAREAEARLAAKRAARAEAREIRMKELERQQKEIYQVQKKYYGLDTKWGDIEQWMEDSERYSRRSRRNTSASDEDERMSVGSRGSLRVSNQDDWVCTPQPDLDYGGPYAWTNGYDGESYGSQSLNRRSGRNSSYSSSGEGRFSTLSSAREETLGLSCSDLGLPRGGLALLSTQSGKQPSYLYSAARPPASYRASVFDDIGPGGTRRGSACGSYAPSERGGHLNSSSRASSRASSARASPVVEERPDKDFTEKGSRSLPGLSAATLASLGGTSSRRGSGDTSISIDTEASIREIKELNELKDQIQDVEGKYMQGLKELKDSLAEVEEKYKKAMVSNAQLDNEKTNFMYQVDTLKDMLLELEEQLAESRRQYEEKNKEFEREKHAHSVLQFQFAEVKEALKQREDMLEEIRQLQQKQASYVRDISDLQETIEWKDKKIGALERQKEFFDSIRSDRDDLREEVVMLKEELKKHGIVLNSEITTNGETSDTLNNVGHRGPTKITKEELNALKTMGDGTLGRASEVEVKSEIVENVGEKGMLQNTEQEQHTEDPARERADTEVFHAGGNAEDQKASEDRAPSLGVLADGPDEERVPNQSLENASFLENTEQVESTPDDRTGASLERSDCLGELDGEIPGPVTEQDSYSALDINNQSKESAETQEDLKILGEGSTEPCQESASPQTPEIGELGSVDTRERGGSPTEGVVEAGPRGLGEQVGTVDSRPPRYNSDTVSDDEKYAVDVPTELDPSSGHDLEKEPATQEVAEPGELPVQSTAVGEESDEKEDQERGPKDEKPIQTEVRNVPCCPAAESSPRGATDLGVADTESEPPDPKEPEEEKNDQQGEALDSSQKKTKNKKKKNKKKKPLAPIETLKDVKKELPFQSPDLSEVKEEEQVKFTDEKPVVEAQDEVTESPEKESVAGSSENVDGPENPKIESDEKLNQEDEGVNTKAGKEAADGDTWGSGGDAAQSSGAMKEPDEAVLKDGAEQDGATHRIPEPGSAEAPGGTLLENESPLEDIDDASHAGSTEPQETTECASQVVRKVVEGEDDLAPAGELGASDSESKDQPRGGSEKGRSKEDCTLS
- the LRRFIP1 gene encoding leucine-rich repeat flightless-interacting protein 1 isoform X21, whose product is MDMGTQGSGRKRLPNRERLTAEDDALNQIAREAEARLAAKRAARAEAREIRMKELERQQKETNGYDGESYGSQSLNRRSGRNSSYSSSGEGRFSTLSSAREETLGLSCSDLGLPRGGLALLSTQSGKQPSYLYSAARPPASYRASVFDDIGPGGTRRGSACGSYAPSERGGHLNSSSRASSRASSARASPVVEERPDKDFTEKGSRSLPGLSAATLASLGGTSSRRGSGDTSISIDTEASIREIKELNELKDQIQDVEGKYMQGLKELKDSLAEVEEKYKKAMVSNAQLDNEKTNFMYQVDTLKDMLLELEEQLAESRRQYEEKNKEFEREKHAHSVLQFQFAEVKEALKQREDMLEEIRQLQQKQASYVRDISDLQETIEWKDKKIGALERQKEFFDSIRSDRDDLREEVVMLKEELKKHGIVLNSEITTNGETSDTLNNVGHRGPTKITKEELNALKTMGDGTLGRASEVEVKSEIVENVGEKGMLQNTEQEQHTEDPARERADTEVFHAGGNAEDQKASEDRAPSLGVLADGPDEERVPNQSLENASFLENTEQVESTPDDRTGASLERSDCLGELDGEIPGPVTEQDSYSALDINNQSKESAETQEDLKILGEGSTEPCQESASPQTPEIGELGSVDTRERGGSPTEGVVEAGPRGLGEQVGTVDSRPPRYNSDTVSDDEKYAVDVPTELDPSSGHDLEKEPATQEVAEPGELPVQSTAVGEESDEKEDQERGPKDEKPIQTEVRNVPCCPAAESSPRGATDLGVADTESEPPDPKEPEEEKNDQQGEALDSSQKKTKNKKKKNKKKKPLAPIETLKDVKKELPFQSPDLSEVKEEEQVKFTDEKPVVEAQDEVTESPEKESVAGSSENVDGPENPKIESDEKLNQEDEGVNTKAGKEAADGDTWGSGGDAAQSSGAMKEPDEAVLKDGAEQDGATHRIPEPGSAEAPGGTLLENESPLEDIDDASHAGSTEPQETTECASQVVRKVVEGEDDLAPAGELGASDSESKDQPRGGSEKGRSKEDCTLS
- the LRRFIP1 gene encoding leucine-rich repeat flightless-interacting protein 1 isoform X22, with the protein product MDMGTQGSGRKRLPNRERLTAEDDALNQIAREAEARLAAKRAARAEAREIRMKELERQQKEASDEDERMSVGSRGSLRNSSYSSSGEGRFSTLSSAREETLGLSCSDLGLPRGGLALLSTQSGKQPSYLYSAARPPASYRASVFDDIGPGGTRRGSACGSYAPSERGGHLNSSSRASSRASSARASPVVEERPDKDFTEKGSRSLPGLSAATLASLGGTSSRRGSGDTSISIDTEASIREIKELNELKDQIQDVEGKYMQGLKELKDSLAEVEEKYKKAMVSNAQLDNEKTNFMYQVDTLKDMLLELEEQLAESRRQYEEKNKEFEREKHAHSVLQFQFAEVKEALKQREDMLEEIRQLQQKQASYVRDISDLQETIEWKDKKIGALERQKEFFDSIRSDRDDLREEVVMLKEELKKHGIVLNSEITTNGETSDTLNNVGHRGPTKITKEELNALKTMGDGTLGRASEVEVKSEIVENVGEKGMLQNTEQEQHTEDPARERADTEVFHAGGNAEDQKASEDRAPSLGVLADGPDEERVPNQSLENASFLENTEQVESTPDDRTGASLERSDCLGELDGEIPGPVTEQDSYSALDINNQSKESAETQEDLKILGEGSTEPCQESASPQTPEIGELGSVDTRERGGSPTEGVVEAGPRGLGEQVGTVDSRPPRYNSDTVSDDEKYAVDVPTELDPSSGHDLEKEPATQEVAEPGELPVQSTAVGEESDEKEDQERGPKDEKPIQTEVRNVPCCPAAESSPRGATDLGVADTESEPPDPKEPEEEKNDQQGEALDSSQKKTKNKKKKNKKKKPLAPIETLKDVKKELPFQSPDLSEVKEEEQVKFTDEKPVVEAQDEVTESPEKESVAGSSENVDGPENPKIESDEKLNQEDEGVNTKAGKEAADGDTWGSGGDAAQSSGAMKEPDEAVLKDGAEQDGATHRIPEPGSAEAPGGTLLENESPLEDIDDASHAGSTEPQETTECASQVVRKVVEGEDDLAPAGELGASDSESKDQPRGGSEKGRSKEDCTLS
- the LRRFIP1 gene encoding leucine-rich repeat flightless-interacting protein 1 isoform X24, which encodes MDMGTQGSGRKRLPNRERLTAEDDALNQIAREAEARLAAKRAARAEAREIRMKELERQQKEIYQVQKKYYGLDTKWGDIEQWMEDSERYSRRSRRNTSASDEDERMSVGSRGSLRASVFDDIGPGGTRRGSACGSYAPSERGGHLNSSSRASSRASSARASPVVEERPDKDFTEKGSRSLPGLSAATLASLGGTSSRRGSGDTSISIDTEASIREIKELNELKDQIQDVEGKYMQGLKELKDSLAEVEEKYKKAMVSNAQLDNEKTNFMYQVDTLKDMLLELEEQLAESRRQYEEKNKEFEREKHAHSVLQFQFAEVKEALKQREDMLEEIRQLQQKQASYVRDISDLQETIEWKDKKIGALERQKEFFDSIRSDRDDLREEVVMLKEELKKHGIVLNSEITTNGETSDTLNNVGHRGPTKITKEELNALKTMGDGTLGRASEVEVKSEIVENVGEKGMLQNTEQEQHTEDPARERADTEVFHAGGNAEDQKASEDRAPSLGVLADGPDEERVPNQSLENASFLENTEQVESTPDDRTGASLERSDCLGELDGEIPGPVTEQDSYSALDINNQSKESAETQEDLKILGEGSTEPCQESASPQTPEIGELGSVDTRERGGSPTEGVVEAGPRGLGEQVGTVDSRPPRYNSDTVSDDEKYAVDVPTELDPSSGHDLEKEPATQEVAEPGELPVQSTAVGEESDEKEDQERGPKDEKPIQTEVRNVPCCPAAESSPRGATDLGVADTESEPPDPKEPEEEKNDQQGEALDSSQKKTKNKKKKNKKKKPLAPIETLKDVKKELPFQSPDLSEVKEEEQVKFTDEKPVVEAQDEVTESPEKESVAGSSENVDGPENPKIESDEKLNQEDEGVNTKAGKEAADGDTWGSGGDAAQSSGAMKEPDEAVLKDGAEQDGATHRIPEPGSAEAPGGTLLENESPLEDIDDASHAGSTEPQETTECASQVVRKVVEGEDDLAPAGELGASDSESKDQPRGGSEKGRSKEDCTLS